In Conger conger chromosome 9, fConCon1.1, whole genome shotgun sequence, the genomic stretch GCGCGCGCCCGGGGAACACGGGGCCCTCAGCCGGGGCCGCGGGCCCCGACCCGCCGTTTTCGGGGGCGGGTGGAGCTGGAGTCGCAGCGTTGGCGCTCTGGCTTGTTGAATCGGCCGGCTTGTCCTTCCGCTCCCCTCTGCCCGAGTCTCTGGGGgggggctgctgctgctgctgctgctgctgctttcgGGCGGGGGGGGCCGAGGACTTGGAGCCCCAGCTCTGGGAGGAGGACGACGGCAGGGCGCCGGGGCCCGATCGATGGCCGCTGGCCCCGCCGCCCCCGCGGCCCCGTCTGGAAGGCACACCCCTGGGGGTGAAGACACGGGCCTGGGGGGCCCCTCTGTGGGGGCCGGGGCCAGGGCTGGCGTTCACCGCTCCGGGGCCCCCGTTCTTACgctgctgctgcttcctgtCCTCCCGGTCGGAGTGGGCGGGGTCACGGGGCAACTTCCTGTCCTCCCGGTCGGAGTGGGCGGGGTCACGGGGCAACTTCCTGTCCTCCCGGTCGGAGTGGGCGGGGTCACGTGTCTGCTTCCTGTCCTCCCGGTCCGAGTGGGCGGGGTCACGTGTCTGCTTCCTGTCCTCCCGGTCCGAGTGGGCGGGGTCGCTCTCGCTGCCGGTCTCCGAGCCGTGCTGGCGCCTCCTCTTGGGCACCTCCTCCTCGTACTCCGAGCCCTCGCTGCGCGTCTCGCTGCGGTTCCGGGCCCGTCCCGGGTTGGCCCCGGCCACGCCCTGCCGGCCACGCCCGCCGCCGCCGGCCTCCCCTTTGAGGGAATCGTGGTTGCCCTGGTAACCCCCGCCACTGCGGCCTCCCGTGCGGGCGCGCGCCGCCCCGCTCCCTGCGTAGGTGCCCCGGTAACCCCGGCCGCGCCCGTAGAACTCGCCCCGGCCACGCCCGGCCCGGCCCCCGCCGCGGGGCACCGGGTGGTAGGAGGCTCCGCCCGTTTCGTACGGGCGCTCCCGCTCCCTCCGGCCTGCGTCTGCTTCTCTGGGGCCTTtaccaccccctcctcctcctcctgccaccctctccttccctccactCCTGGACTTGGCTGCCTGGGACACGTCGTCTTTGGTGGGGGGCCCCTGGGAGCCAGGGGGGGCCGGGTCCTGCTTGGCTGGGGGCTGGTGTCCATCTTGCTCTCTGTCCTTAACCCCCGGTGTTCccgcccccttctctcctcctccgccaccttctcctccttctctcttcacCTCTCTCGCGATCGGCCTCTTGATCGGCCCCACCCTCTTGCCGGCGCCGCCCGTCTGATTGGCGGGTTTGTTGCCCTCGGGGGCCGTGCCGGGATTGGCCGGCTCCTCCCCCGCTTTGGCGCCCGTCGCCATGGCGTTGGCGGCAGACTTCCTGCCGTGGGAGGAGGGCCCCGGGCGCGGGCCCCACTGCGTCTCGGTCTTGTGGTCCCGGCCGCGGTGGCTGGACCTGGGGTGCGGCTGCAGGGCCTGGGGGCCGCCCGGCTTCTCGGGCTTCCGGGACGCGGGCGGGGCCGCGGGGTGGGGCTTCTCTCGCTCCGGCGGGGCGGCCGGCTTGGCGCCCGCGTCCTCCCGggcggaggacgaggaggaggaggaggagcaggaggaagagttGCCGGCCTTCTTCGCGGCGCCCTCCCCCGCCGCGCCCCTCTCCCGCCCGTTCTCCAGGGGCCTGGGCGCAGGGAAGCGGGCCGGCGGGCCGGGGTGGTTCTGAGGACCGCCTTCCAGCGGCGACAGGTCCGCTCGACCGTTGCGGTCGTAGTGGGGGTGCGGGGTCCCCCACCCCTGGCCCTGCCCGCCCCTGGGGCCCTCGTCCTGATGGCCGAAGCCCCGGTGTGGGTGGGGGCCCCCTCCGTAGTTGGCCCTCCCGCCCATGTAGGGCTGGAGGTGcgcgggggcgtgggggggcggCGGCGTCTGGGTGGAGGAGCCCGACGGGGATCCGGGGGCCACGTTCACACCGGGCTGCTGGGGGCCGGCCCCGCCCTCTCTCAGACGCACGGGAGGCGTGTCactcctggggggggggtacagaacACCAGGTCAGGCAGTTCACACCCTACCTACAGAGTCTTACTCCTTCATCCTACACCCAACTCCTGTTCCGCATCCCTTATTACATACCCTTTCACAGCCAGATTTAGTGTGCAGTGTTATCACACACCTTGGAGAGCATTGTGcgttcccctcccctcccctccccaccaccacaacacacactttaagacACTTTACACGCGTTTGCATGGTCATGAACAATAGACTCGTGTGTGGAGGGTGCGTCTGCATCCCGGCTCACCTGGGGCCTTTCgtgccctcctcttcctcgtgaGGAAGCTTCTGCCGCAGCGGGGACCCGAGGCCGCGGCCCTCGCCCACCCCCGAGGGGAACACGTCCGCCCCCCAGGCCAGTTTGGGGTCCATGGGCGGGGTCCCGCGCTGGGGGTGTGGCGGGCCGGCGTGCTGTCTGTCGAAGGCCTCCGAACCGGAGCCTCCCGAATCGGAGCGCTCTCGCCCCATCAGACCTGCCgcagggggaggcggggggttACACAGGGCTGCAGGAGGGCCCCCAAAACCTCCAGCACACAGCGCTGCTCGGGATCTTATTACCCCTTTCGGTCCCAAGAGTGCCGTGCAGCACGCAAGCGTAGCGGccataaaatcccaagagtggcACTCCCTGCAGTTACACCCTTTCAGCACATCAACATGGCTGCTGCACTATTGTTTTCAGCCCCTATTAAACCCccttccaaattctcaactttctcattTTCCTCAACCAAAGCCGAAACCTCTTGGGATTTGAATGGAACCACTCAGGCTTGGGACTGAGAGGGTTAATCaattgaaacattacattacattattggcatttggcagacgctcttatccagagcgacgtacagttgataggactaagcaggagacaatcctcccctggagcaatgcagggttaagggccttgctcaagggcccaacggctgtgcggatcttattgtggctacaccgggattagaaccaccgaccttgcgtgtcccagtcctttaccttaatcactatgctacaggccgcccgggAGTAAAACAGTAGTGAGCCATCACAGCAGCGTAATTAACACAGGTAACATCTCACCTGGACTGTAATGCTCTAAGCCCTCTGAACCTCTGAATCCGCTGTACTGTATTACTCCTTATCATGGCTGCACAGTATATCATATTTATCGTTATCGAGAAACGAACATCGGAGGTCGCAAAAGACTGCTGGAATGCCCACGAGTGGTAATTATTTAAACTGACGTTCTGTTAAATCCCTCGTATTCAGGGGACATAGGCTATTCACTGTCTGGGGTCTACGTGTGCAGTGTGCCTaacggagagcgagagagggagagaggtttgGGACTGGGCACACTTCAATATCTGTCTATTCATGGCAGGTCACGTAGCCATGGCAACGCTCAGCAGCGGGACGGCGGAGGGCATGTTGTCCTCGCATCGCGCAGCCATCCGCCCCGTGTCCGGGGCGACAGGCCGGCGTTCCCGCGCCCGGCGGGGCCACGTTTCGGGGACTCACCGGaggggtgcatgctgggaggatAGTAATCCATGTGGGAGGGGCGTCCCGGCATCACTCTCAGGTCCATGTACGGGGTCATCATCATCCAGCGGGGGTCAAAGTTCAACGGGAGCGGAGGCGGGCGTCCCAGGGAGCCCGGTGGATAGAGGGGGGGCTGTTTGGGCGCCGGCTGGGCCGGGGCGACGGGGGCAGGCCCCTGGGGGCCCGGGGGGGTCAGGGGACTTTGGGCAGACTgactgtgctgctgctgctgctgttgctgctgctgctgccactgctgctgcttcagAAGCTGCTCCTGTGGGAGAGGGGTTATAACAGTGTCATGAGAGGTGTGAGAGGGGTTATGACAGTGTCATGAGAGGTGTGAGAGGGGTTATGACAGTGTCATGACAGGTGGGAGAGGGGTTATGACAGTGTCATGATGAGTGGGAGAGGGGTTATGACAGTGTCATGATGAGTGGGAGAGGGGTTATAACAGTGTCATGAGAGGTGTGAGAGGGGTTATAACAGTGTGATGAGAGGTGTGAGAGGGGTTATAACAGTGTCATGACAGGTGGGAGAGGGGTTATAACAGTGTCATGAGAGGTGTGAGAGGGGTTATAACCTGGTCCCCAcaaacacccagacacacatacacagacagaggcacacacacacgggcgcacacacacacgggcacacacatcGTTGTTTGCCGATTAAAAAGCGAAACTCGCAAAGCCCAACAGAGAGCCGGGCGGGAGGTCTGACCTGCTGTTGCCGTTGGAAACGCGGGGGCAGAGACTTCTGGTACTTGGAGTACCCCTGGCTTGGAGGCCCACCCCCCGGGCGTCCGGCTCCGCCTCCCAAACCCTCCGCCTTGCCCGCCGGGTCAGCTGACACGCCCATCACCCTCGCAGGCTCCTCCTTGGCCTCCACAGGGGAGGCGGAGTCTGGAGGCTGGGGCGCCATGGCAACCGCGCACTGCTGGGAGtctgggggtcagaggtcaaagtcACAAGCAGGTCAGAACTGGTTTTACGGTTGCGTAACCTCCCGTCCACTACACAGGGgcccagaggaagaggagaaccTCAGAAAACCTAAAATTCCAGTCGACCAAACAGGGTATGGAACCGGAAGTAAAACATTCATACAAAATGACGACTGCAAAACGCAAACTAGTAACACTGTTAATTGACAAGTTTACATCAAAATGATATCAAAATTAGACAAAGGGAGTGAGCTTAAAGGCTGTAGCTAAAGAGTAGCCTCCAGGGAAAATGTAAGTGACATaaaaaatgactgggacaaaaCATTCTGTCGACTGACagcagccatcttggatttTGAGAGCAAAGTTACTGGGTTATTGGCTTATAATGACACCAAATGAACAGAACTAAAATAAACAGATGATTTAATGTCCTAAAAAGTAATTTCACTTTCTAAAACGACACGGCACATCCgattcacaaaatggccgccggcagCCATCTTGTATTTTCCCGAAAGCCGCCTCACCCGCACTGGAGTCGTGGCTGCCGTTGCTGCCGGCCCTCTGCCTGAGGGGGGCGCCGGAGGGTCCCGGGTGGGCGGGGCCGGCGGACGGGGGCTCGTCCGGATCCACGCAGGGGGAGGCGGAGAGGGCGGGGCTGGGCGCGGGGCTGGGGGCGGGactgggggcggggctgggggcggggccggccTGCTGCAGCTTCTCGTCCAGCCGCTTCAGCTTCTCGGCGCAGGCGGCCCGGCGCTCCTCCTCCATGcggcgctcctcctcctcccgccggCGCCGGGCGCGCTCCACCGCCGCGGAGATCTCCGAGGACGACTGCTTCCGCCGCTGCCTCCACGCCTCGTCCTCGTCCTCGCCCCCGCCGGGGGGCGGCGTCGCCGCGGCGACCGGCCCGGGCTGCGGGGAGGGCGAGGCCCGCTGGGGGGCCGGGCCGGGGCAGGAGGCGGAGCTCGGGGAGAGCTGGGGAGACGGGCggtcctggagggggggggatgtgaAGTCAGGTTTTTCCTCAATTAGAAGTACTCGCATGCGTCAGGAAacagacgtgcgttcaagaccGCGAACTGCGTTTCAACGATTTTCCATTCGGTTCACCACCGACGCTTTTTTAATGGGAACGGACGTGACATGGGTCTAACAACActtgctaaaaaaaataaaaataaaatacaaacaaaaaaaaaaatgaaaaaggtaaGGGCAAATAATACATGGATTAAAGTGAATTATAACAGACAAATGATTGTCATCTTTTGTTCTGTTGGCATCTTCCCTGTTGGCAGCCATTTTTGCCAGCCGTGAACTACCTTCCCAAACGGTCAGCCAACGGTCGCCAACATTcgtggcgaacagaaaaaaagtttggaTATGCGGGTGAGCTAACGTTCGCTAACGTCCGCCGTCTTGAACCCaggtcagccttggcacctgcTGAATTAGGGCTAAGTGGTCCGACTGCTGCTcgaaccccctccccctgcccctgcccctccacTCCCCACGGTACCTGTCTGTAgtgcggggggggggcctgGCCCAGGAGCGGGGGCGACGGCTGCTCCACGGGAGCCCCCAGTCCGGGCCTGCGACCCTGCAGGGGGAGGGGACCCCACGTTACCTAACAGCCCAGCGCACGGCGGAGCGGTAACCCCGCCAGTCCTAAGCCCAGCATGAACCAGCTCCACCGGTCTTGGTAGAGACACTTTTGtcgggttttaataggggctcaaaacaatattatagcagtcattttgattgcttGAGTGCGCCATATGGCGGTCCTGGGACTGAAAGGTAGTGAAAGGTAGATCGGACAGCCAACACTGCAGTTCACGGTATACCGGCATCACAAACGTAAACACCAACAGCTTGGGGGTCTGGTTTGTTACCATGGAGACGACAGAGCTCCCGTACACGCGGAACGGCGCGCGAGACAGTCGTCACGAACGGCAGAACAGGCGACCCAGGGCCCTCCCCGCCCGCCTCACCTGATAGGCTGCGGGAGCGTgctgcccccagccccccgcccccccctcctcgctCCAGCCCGCGGGCGGCGGCTCGTCAGGGGGGCCGGAGGACGGAGGGGGCGGCCGGCTGTCCACGCCCACCTCAGCGCCTCGAGAGCGCGCCGCAGACACGGCCTCATGGGGGCGCTGCGGCTCCCTGcacagggggggagagagagatggaggagggggagagagagatggaggagggggagagagatggaggagggggagagagagatggaggagggagagagagatggaggagggggagagagagatggaggagggggagagagagatggaggagggggagagagagatggaggagagggagagagagatggaggagggggagagagagatggaggagggggagagagagatggaggagagggagagagagatggagggagagtgagtgagttgaGTAGTCAAGCCACAATGGCACTCGTTCCCATGTCAGTGACAGCAGGTACC encodes the following:
- the prrc2a gene encoding LOW QUALITY PROTEIN: protein PRRC2A (The sequence of the model RefSeq protein was modified relative to this genomic sequence to represent the inferred CDS: inserted 1 base in 1 codon), which encodes MSERSGQXCKGKDGKAKYASLNLFDTYKGKSLEAQKPVVPPRHGLQSLGKVASARRMPPPASLPSLKAENKGNDPNVSLVPKDGTGWASKQESADPKSTDALSAPQPELQLPAASQTPVTRPRTPPAPEVPVSAQGAGGRSWAQASVTHGAQGDGGKASNRPSPFSREEFPTLQAAGDQERAGRDPATADQWYGPGPSLRPPNVTSWRDGGGRALAVTPPGEGALEGGAGGVEGVSGGGPPLPPHQQGPLPHPLPPRNPPANSPSLPLPQPPVPAQFPGYRGIMPPFMYPPYLPFPPPYGPQGAYRFPPPSEVPRFSRTQGGAGPDGRPPGGPRGAGVDMVKRPSILKQDDLKELDELDHDGDEGWAGAHEEIDYSAKLKFSDDEGEEDGEEERAEAKNGTREPQRPHEAVSAARSRGAEVGVDSRPPPPSSGPPDEPPPAGWSEEGGAGGWGQHAPAAYQGRRPGLGAPVEQPSPPLLGQAPPPHYRQDRPSPQLSPSSASCPGPAPQRASPSPQPGPVAAATPPPGGGEDEDEAWRQRRKQSSSEISAAVERARRRREEEERRMEEERRAACAEKLKRLDEKLQQAGPAPSPAPSPAPSPAPSPALSASPCVDPDEPPSAGPAHPGPSGAPLRQRAGSNGSHDSSADSQQCAVAMAPQPPDSASPVEAKEEPARVMGVSADPAGKAEGLGGGAGRPGGGPPSQGYSKYQKSLPPRFQRQQQEQLLKQQQWQQQQQQQQQQHSQSAQSPLTPPGPQGPAPVAPAQPAPKQPPLYPPGSLGRPPPLPLNFDPRWMMMTPYMDLRVMPGRPSHMDYYPPSMHPSGLMGRERSDSGGSGSEAFDRQHAGPPHPQRGTPPMDPKLAWGADVFPSGVGEGRGLGSPLRQKLPHEEEEGTKGPRSDTPPVRLREGGAGPQQPGVNVAPGSPSGSSTQTPPPPHAPAHLQPYMGGRANYGGGPHPHRGFGHQDEGPRGGQGQGWGTPHPHYDRNGRADLSPLEGGPQNHPGPPARFPAPRPLENGRERGAAGEGAAKKAGNSSSCSSSSSSSSAREDAGAKPAAPPEREKPHPAAPPASRKPEKPGGPQALQPHPRSSHRGRDHKTETQWGPRPGPSSHGRKSAANAMATGAKAGEEPANPGTAPEGNKPANQTGGAGKRVGPIKRPIAREVKREGGEGGGGGEKGAGTPGVKDREQDGHQPPAKQDPAPPGSQGPPTKDDVSQAAKSRSGGKERVAGGGGGGGKGPREADAGRRERERPYETGGASYHPVPRGGGRAGRGRGEFYGRGRGYRGTYAGSGAARARTGGRSGGGYQGNHDSLKGEAGGGGRGRQGVAGANPGRARNRSETRSEGSEYEEEVPKRRRQHGSETGSESDPAHSDREDRKQTRDPAHSDREDRKQTRDPAHSDREDRKLPRDPAHSDREDRKLPRDPAHSDREDRKQQQRKNGGPGAVNASPGPGPHRGAPQARVFTPRGVPSRRGRGGGGASGHRSGPGALPSSSSQSWGSKSSAPPARKQQQQQQQQPPPRDSGRGERKDKPADSTSQSANAATPAPPAPENGGSGPAAPAEGPVFPGRALERPPRRRRHGRSQHQQDKPPRFRRLRQERENAARLPNGPPPPHGPPHGPPPANHGPPPAAGANGSNGPHHAPPLQPLPRPGGGAKSPDASNQNSDQANEEWETASESSDFADFRDREAGGGGGGGGGGGGGGGGGGGGGGGGGRGGGGRSYPSHHHHHPSGRGGAGGEREREMSAKESAANKRSFSSQRPGPERQNRRVNPGGGGGGGGGAGGGARGPRGPSGGGPSNGGGNRGDRRGNWPSPKNRK